A section of the Brevundimonas sp. AJA228-03 genome encodes:
- a CDS encoding acyltransferase — translation MNAAAAIPRRFEALDSLRGICAVLVVMFHMPVASHWRDWGLVQHGYLFVDYFFVLSGFVIAHAYAGRLKTPRDAGRFMVRRLGRVWPLHVLMLAAFIGLELARLWFHIDGAPPFVRDRSVEAIFANLLLVQAWHVLPFLTWNGPAWTLSAEVACYLIFAGLVLVAPRRFRWIGAILALIGAVMVLAWARRWMNTTYDFAVPRAVYGFFLGCLLQGVWTRIPRLNGHAATALELAAVMAICLFIGWATGPITVAVTLIFLVLVWVFAGEEGALSRVLDHPALVTLGRWSFAIYMVHMFVLTVLMIVARRIDWVPGGRRIDFGSVWVNDLFAVALFGLILLLALVAHRLVETPAQRLIDRWTARPKVEP, via the coding sequence GTGAACGCCGCCGCCGCCATTCCCCGCCGTTTCGAGGCCCTCGATTCCCTGCGCGGCATCTGCGCCGTGCTTGTGGTGATGTTCCACATGCCGGTCGCCAGCCACTGGCGCGACTGGGGCCTGGTCCAGCACGGCTATCTGTTCGTCGACTATTTCTTCGTCCTGTCCGGCTTCGTCATCGCCCACGCCTATGCCGGTCGGCTGAAGACGCCCCGCGACGCCGGACGGTTCATGGTGCGTCGGCTGGGTCGGGTCTGGCCGCTGCACGTCCTGATGCTGGCCGCCTTCATCGGGCTGGAGCTGGCCCGGCTGTGGTTCCATATCGACGGCGCGCCGCCGTTCGTGCGCGACCGGTCGGTGGAAGCGATCTTCGCCAACCTGCTGCTGGTCCAGGCCTGGCACGTCCTGCCGTTCCTGACCTGGAACGGCCCGGCCTGGACGCTCAGCGCCGAAGTCGCCTGCTATCTGATCTTCGCAGGGCTCGTGCTGGTCGCGCCCCGGCGGTTCCGGTGGATCGGGGCGATCCTGGCCCTGATCGGGGCCGTCATGGTCCTCGCCTGGGCCCGGCGCTGGATGAACACCACTTATGACTTCGCCGTGCCGCGAGCGGTCTATGGCTTCTTCCTCGGCTGTCTGCTCCAGGGCGTCTGGACCCGCATTCCGCGTCTGAACGGGCACGCGGCGACGGCGCTGGAACTGGCGGCTGTCATGGCGATCTGCCTCTTCATCGGATGGGCCACCGGCCCGATCACCGTCGCCGTGACGCTGATCTTCCTCGTCCTCGTCTGGGTCTTCGCGGGCGAGGAGGGGGCCCTGTCCAGAGTTCTGGACCACCCCGCCCTGGTCACCCTGGGCCGCTGGTCGTTCGCCATCTACATGGTGCACATGTTCGTGCTGACGGTGCTGATGATCGTCGCGCGCAGGATCGATTGGGTGCCCGGCGGGCGGCGTATCGACTTCGGCTCCGTCTGGGTCAATGATCTGTTCGCCGTGGCCCTGTTCGGCCTGATCCTGTTGCTGGCCCTGGTCGCGCACCGCCTGGTCGAGACCCCCGCCCAGCGCCTGATCGACCGCTGGACGGCGCGGCCCAAGGTGGAGCCCTGA
- a CDS encoding DUF1801 domain-containing protein, which yields MAEAKPRPTAVSVEDFIAAVEDPRRREDAAAVVALLARATGLAPTMWGSSIIGFGRYHYRYDSGHEGDAPLVGFAPRKANLVFYMAAGEAARADVLSRLGKHKTGKGCVYVNRLSDIDPDVLVEMARGSIETLQARYPA from the coding sequence ATGGCGGAGGCAAAGCCCAGACCGACGGCCGTGTCGGTCGAGGATTTCATCGCGGCGGTCGAGGACCCCCGGCGGCGCGAGGACGCGGCGGCGGTCGTGGCCCTGCTGGCCCGGGCGACCGGGCTGGCCCCGACCATGTGGGGGTCGTCGATCATCGGCTTCGGCCGCTATCACTATCGCTACGACAGCGGCCACGAAGGCGACGCGCCCCTGGTCGGGTTCGCGCCGCGCAAGGCCAATCTCGTCTTCTACATGGCCGCCGGCGAGGCCGCCCGCGCCGATGTCCTGAGCCGGCTGGGCAAGCACAAGACCGGCAAGGGCTGCGTCTATGTCAACCGGCTGTCCGACATCGACCCGGATGTTCTGGTCGAGATGGCGCGGGGAAGCATCGAGACGCTTCAGGCCCGCTATCCGGCCTGA
- a CDS encoding YafY family protein, with product MRHDKAAMVLELARRLAASAEGLSLDEMARDLNVGRRTAERMRDAVIALFPATEEVSDPPQKRWRIRGGLSAFEQAPTTTELVELNRAAQALRAAGEPGRAAALEGLERKLKSAMRSTTLNRLAPDLEALVRAETIAVQAGPRPGADETMLATIRGAILAQSPLAFIYARPGAEARRRTVAPCGVMFGRANYLVAADRDSGKVQTFRLDRMSAVEAQPGFAPPPAAFDLSAFASQSFGIYQDEIEDVVLSVTPAGAAEARGWRWHPTQSLEDQPDGSVIVRFRASGMRELAWHLFTWGDQVTILAPHRLKAVMAGELAAAQRALEAAPAPDQVHRH from the coding sequence ATGAGGCATGACAAGGCGGCCATGGTGCTGGAACTGGCCCGCCGTCTGGCCGCCTCGGCCGAGGGGCTGAGCCTGGACGAGATGGCCCGGGACCTGAACGTCGGCCGTCGCACCGCCGAGCGCATGCGCGACGCCGTCATCGCGCTGTTTCCGGCGACGGAGGAGGTGTCCGATCCGCCGCAGAAGCGCTGGCGCATCCGGGGCGGCCTGTCCGCCTTCGAACAGGCCCCCACCACGACCGAGCTGGTCGAGCTGAACCGGGCCGCCCAGGCCCTGCGGGCGGCGGGCGAGCCGGGCCGCGCGGCGGCGCTGGAGGGACTGGAGCGGAAACTGAAGTCGGCGATGCGATCGACCACCCTGAACCGCCTGGCCCCCGATCTGGAGGCCCTGGTCCGGGCCGAGACGATCGCCGTCCAGGCCGGGCCGCGCCCGGGTGCCGACGAGACCATGCTGGCCACGATCCGGGGTGCCATTCTGGCCCAGTCGCCGCTCGCCTTCATCTATGCCCGGCCCGGGGCGGAGGCGCGCAGGCGGACCGTGGCCCCGTGCGGTGTCATGTTCGGCCGCGCCAACTATCTGGTCGCCGCCGACCGCGACAGCGGCAAGGTCCAGACCTTTCGCCTCGACCGGATGAGCGCGGTCGAGGCCCAGCCCGGCTTCGCCCCGCCGCCCGCCGCCTTCGACCTGTCGGCCTTCGCCAGCCAGTCCTTCGGCATCTATCAGGACGAGATCGAGGATGTGGTCCTGTCGGTCACCCCGGCAGGGGCGGCCGAGGCGAGGGGTTGGCGCTGGCACCCGACCCAGTCGCTGGAAGACCAGCCCGACGGCTCCGTCATCGTCCGCTTCCGCGCGTCCGGCATGCGCGAACTGGCCTGGCACCTGTTCACCTGGGGCGACCAGGTGACGATCCTCGCCCCCCACCGGCTGAAGGCGGTCATGGCGGGAGAACTGGCGGCGGCGCAGAGGGCGCTGGAGGCGGCTCCCGCGCCGGACCAGGTTCATCGACATTGA
- a CDS encoding type II toxin-antitoxin system RelE/ParE family toxin, whose protein sequence is MSLRIIVAPEARSDLFRLNAFLAEKSEGAALRAMDAVEAAWPVLGDWPLQGRETVSGLRELKIPFGDSGYVVQYRVDPEHIVIARVFHMREDR, encoded by the coding sequence ATGAGCCTTCGGATCATCGTCGCCCCGGAAGCCCGGAGCGACCTCTTTCGATTGAACGCCTTCCTGGCCGAGAAAAGCGAGGGGGCGGCCCTGCGGGCGATGGACGCGGTCGAGGCCGCTTGGCCGGTCCTGGGCGATTGGCCCCTGCAGGGGCGAGAGACAGTGTCTGGTTTGCGAGAGTTGAAGATCCCTTTCGGCGACAGCGGCTATGTCGTGCAGTATCGGGTCGATCCCGAGCACATCGTGATCGCCCGGGTCTTTCACATGCGGGAGGATCGCTGA
- a CDS encoding short-chain fatty acyl-CoA regulator family protein: MDVSADRKLFLGARVKRLRRDRGLTQTAMAGDLGVSPSYLNHIERNQRPVSAQLLLRLADAYDVDLRTLGQTGVAGEADLAEVLADPLFKGLEVPRHELVQLVDDAPGAAEAIVRLYRAFAEQRDKTRAALIEGGQAADAPSPADWVRDHVQSRANYFPELDGLGETLHAALDPNMTGEGCEALARVRLATRHNLAVKVMPAEVMVEWTRRFDPHRRRLLLSETLDHSSRAFAIAYQLALAEHDAGLNALADAARPPDATTRALLKVSLTNTLAAAILMPYAAFQRMAEATGYDIARLQTRFAVSFEQVAHRLTTLSRPTARGVPFFLMRVDQAGNVSKRYAAGAFPFARFGGACPRWRLHSAFRTPGRLVTQIIETPDGRRWFTLARTVDRQGHDGFGERYDLAIGLGCELKDAHRLVYARGLDLTAPEVTPIGPACRLCHRHPCAERAAPPVDRVLAVDDWSKSVSPYPFGAA, encoded by the coding sequence ATGGATGTTTCCGCCGACCGCAAACTGTTCCTCGGAGCCCGGGTCAAGCGGCTGAGGCGCGACCGGGGCCTGACCCAGACGGCCATGGCCGGGGACCTCGGCGTCTCCCCCAGCTATCTGAACCATATCGAGCGCAACCAGAGGCCGGTCTCGGCGCAACTGCTTCTGCGGCTGGCCGATGCCTATGACGTCGATCTGCGGACGCTCGGCCAGACAGGGGTGGCGGGCGAGGCGGACCTGGCGGAGGTGCTGGCCGACCCCCTGTTCAAGGGGCTGGAGGTGCCGCGCCACGAGCTGGTTCAGCTGGTTGACGACGCGCCCGGGGCCGCCGAGGCGATCGTGCGGCTGTACCGGGCCTTTGCCGAGCAGCGCGACAAGACGCGGGCCGCCCTGATCGAAGGTGGACAGGCCGCGGACGCCCCCTCCCCCGCCGACTGGGTGCGCGACCATGTGCAGTCCCGGGCCAACTATTTCCCCGAACTGGACGGACTGGGCGAGACGCTGCACGCGGCGCTGGATCCGAACATGACCGGCGAGGGGTGCGAGGCGCTGGCGCGGGTCCGGCTGGCCACGCGGCACAATCTGGCGGTCAAGGTCATGCCGGCCGAGGTGATGGTGGAATGGACCCGCCGGTTCGATCCCCACCGGCGACGGCTGCTGCTGTCGGAGACCCTGGACCATTCCTCGCGCGCCTTCGCCATCGCCTATCAGCTGGCCCTGGCCGAGCACGACGCCGGGCTGAACGCCCTGGCCGATGCGGCCCGGCCGCCGGATGCGACGACGCGGGCCCTGCTGAAGGTGTCGCTGACCAACACCCTGGCCGCCGCCATCCTGATGCCCTACGCCGCCTTCCAGCGGATGGCCGAGGCGACCGGCTATGACATCGCCCGGCTCCAGACCCGGTTCGCCGTCTCGTTCGAGCAGGTCGCCCACCGCCTGACGACCCTGTCGCGGCCGACCGCGCGGGGGGTGCCCTTTTTCCTGATGCGGGTCGACCAGGCGGGCAACGTGTCCAAACGCTATGCCGCCGGTGCCTTTCCGTTCGCGCGGTTCGGCGGAGCCTGTCCCCGGTGGCGGCTGCATTCGGCGTTTCGCACGCCGGGACGACTGGTCACACAGATCATCGAGACGCCGGACGGCCGACGCTGGTTCACCCTGGCCCGCACTGTCGATCGCCAGGGGCACGACGGGTTCGGCGAACGCTATGACCTGGCCATCGGCCTGGGGTGCGAGCTGAAGGACGCGCATCGGCTGGTCTATGCGCGCGGGCTGGACCTGACGGCCCCCGAGGTCACGCCCATCGGCCCCGCCTGCCGCCTGTGCCACCGCCATCCCTGCGCCGAGCGCGCCGCCCCGCCGGTGGACCGGGTTCTGGCCGTCGACGACTGGTCCAAATCGGTCAGCCCCTATCCGTTCGGGGCGGCGTAA
- the aceA gene encoding isocitrate lyase: protein MTTFADLVPSPAGRFDGIERPYTPEDVLKLRGSVPITHTLAERGANRLWELLHSEPYINALGAVTGNQAMQMVRAGLKAIYLSGWQVAADANTAGAMYPDQSLYPANAAPELCRRINRTLQRADQIEHAEGGAKRDWFVPIVADAEAGFGGPLNSFEIMKAFIEAGAAGVHFEDQLASEKKCGHLGGKVLIPTQAHERNLIAARLAADVMGAPTITVARTDAESAQLITSDIDERDQPFIDRDNRTPEGFFRLKEGTGLDHCIARGLAYANIADLLWWETSHPDLEDAKRFAEAVQKQYPGKLMAYNCSPSFNWKAKLDDATIAKFQRELGAMGYKFQFVTLAGFHALNNSMFELADGYRDRGMAAYSELQQREFANEAIGYTATRHQREVGTGYFDQVATVISNGQSSTTAMKESTETAQFVAAE from the coding sequence ATGACCACCTTCGCCGATCTCGTCCCATCCCCCGCCGGTCGTTTCGACGGCATCGAGCGCCCCTATACGCCAGAGGATGTGCTGAAGCTGCGCGGCTCGGTGCCGATCACCCACACCCTGGCCGAGCGCGGCGCCAACCGCCTGTGGGAGCTGCTGCATTCCGAGCCCTACATCAACGCCCTGGGGGCCGTGACCGGCAACCAGGCCATGCAGATGGTCCGCGCGGGCCTGAAGGCCATCTATCTGTCGGGCTGGCAGGTCGCCGCCGACGCCAACACCGCCGGCGCCATGTATCCGGACCAGTCCCTGTACCCGGCCAATGCCGCGCCCGAGCTGTGCCGCCGCATCAACCGCACCCTGCAGCGCGCCGACCAGATCGAGCATGCCGAGGGCGGGGCAAAGCGCGACTGGTTCGTGCCGATCGTCGCCGATGCCGAGGCCGGCTTCGGCGGTCCGCTGAACAGCTTCGAGATCATGAAGGCCTTCATCGAGGCGGGAGCCGCCGGCGTCCACTTCGAGGACCAGCTGGCCTCCGAAAAGAAATGCGGCCACCTGGGCGGCAAGGTCCTGATCCCGACCCAGGCGCATGAGCGCAACCTGATCGCCGCCCGCCTGGCCGCCGACGTCATGGGCGCGCCGACCATCACCGTCGCCCGCACCGACGCCGAGAGCGCCCAGCTGATCACCTCCGACATCGACGAGCGCGACCAGCCCTTCATCGACCGCGACAACCGCACGCCCGAGGGCTTCTTCCGCCTGAAGGAAGGCACGGGTCTGGACCACTGCATCGCCCGCGGTCTGGCCTATGCCAACATCGCCGACCTGCTGTGGTGGGAAACCTCCCACCCCGATCTGGAGGACGCCAAGCGGTTCGCCGAGGCGGTCCAGAAGCAGTATCCGGGCAAGCTGATGGCCTACAACTGCTCGCCGTCGTTCAACTGGAAGGCCAAGCTGGACGATGCGACCATCGCCAAGTTCCAGCGCGAGCTGGGGGCCATGGGCTACAAGTTCCAGTTCGTGACCCTGGCGGGCTTCCATGCCCTGAACAATTCGATGTTCGAGCTGGCGGACGGCTACCGCGACCGTGGCATGGCGGCCTATTCCGAGCTGCAGCAGCGCGAGTTTGCCAACGAGGCCATCGGCTACACGGCGACCCGTCACCAGCGCGAGGTCGGCACCGGCTATTTCGACCAGGTCGCCACCGTCATTTCCAACGGGCAGTCCTCCACGACCGCCATGAAGGAATCCACCGAAACCGCGCAGTTCGTCGCGGCCGAATAG
- a CDS encoding ATP-binding protein, whose amino-acid sequence MPWIVNCLTVMHDGRLTLLAASVCLTGLATCITLVDMARRSSQRDRVAYGALAGVVGGLTVWATHFLGMLGYRSAETLHYDTGEMLLSLAIVMVGMALGIALTLSSDSRLTRALVAALGACSVAAMHFTGMAALRIDGGVAVWDATTVAAAVTLSVLIALCSAIWKPRDGWWRIPVHTAFAFTSVFVLHFGGMAGLTIVPDPSEGVPASAIDQTGMLAWVVGGATLVITMAALVTLMSLWGRSSSLSQLREAIDTMPDGLGFYDAQDRLVIWNTRYAEVNAELDSALKIGVRFRDMLQVGLDQGLYAEAVGREQAWIEERLAARQRLSNTLEQKVSGDRWLRVQDRRTAQGGIVTVVNDITDLKRDAQALAEARDASEAANRAKSEFLANMSHEIRTPLNGVIGLTQALARTDLTHDQREMLNLIQSSGVTLQTLLSDILDLARVESGRLEIADEPFDLRRAINEAAHLYGAPAAEKGLQFFVEIDPAVSGWVRGDVVRLKQVLTNLVSNAVKFTTQGFVSLTASTGHDRTGAAILRFTVEDTGVGFDAEAKARLFTRFEQADGTITRRFGGTGLGLAICRQLADMMGGQLDCESEAGGGSAFILTLPHIPAAAPVIQPIEPVSPVDADARRVRVLIADDHPTNRKVVELILGQAPVDLVMVEDGAQALDATRAQPFDLILMDMQMPVMDGLTAVREIRLHETTQGAPRTPIVMLTANALPDHIAAGKAAGADRHLAKPFDAAELIALVSELGGERQALAA is encoded by the coding sequence TTGCCCTGGATCGTGAACTGTCTGACGGTGATGCATGACGGGCGGCTGACGCTGCTGGCGGCCTCCGTTTGTCTCACCGGACTGGCGACCTGCATCACCCTGGTCGACATGGCCCGCCGCTCGTCGCAGCGGGATCGGGTTGCCTACGGCGCGCTGGCAGGCGTGGTCGGCGGGCTGACGGTCTGGGCGACACATTTCCTGGGCATGCTGGGCTATCGGTCGGCCGAGACCCTGCATTACGACACAGGGGAAATGCTGCTGTCACTGGCCATCGTCATGGTCGGCATGGCCCTGGGCATCGCACTGACCCTGAGCAGCGATTCACGGTTGACCCGCGCCCTGGTGGCCGCCCTGGGGGCCTGCAGCGTCGCCGCGATGCATTTCACCGGCATGGCCGCCCTTCGCATCGACGGAGGCGTCGCGGTCTGGGACGCCACGACGGTGGCGGCAGCGGTGACGCTGAGCGTGCTCATCGCCCTGTGCAGCGCGATCTGGAAACCTCGTGACGGCTGGTGGCGGATACCGGTCCATACCGCGTTCGCCTTCACCAGCGTCTTCGTCCTGCATTTCGGCGGCATGGCGGGCCTGACCATCGTGCCCGATCCGAGCGAGGGCGTTCCGGCCTCGGCGATCGACCAGACAGGCATGCTGGCCTGGGTCGTCGGGGGAGCGACGCTCGTGATCACCATGGCCGCGCTGGTCACCTTGATGAGCCTCTGGGGCCGAAGCAGCTCACTGAGTCAGCTGCGCGAGGCGATCGACACGATGCCGGACGGCCTCGGCTTCTACGATGCCCAGGACCGGCTGGTGATCTGGAATACTCGCTATGCAGAGGTCAACGCCGAGCTGGACTCGGCGTTGAAGATCGGCGTCCGGTTTCGCGACATGCTGCAGGTCGGTCTCGACCAGGGCCTGTACGCCGAAGCGGTCGGCCGCGAGCAGGCGTGGATCGAGGAGCGCCTTGCCGCGCGCCAGCGGCTGTCCAACACCCTGGAACAGAAGGTATCCGGCGACCGGTGGCTACGCGTTCAGGATCGCAGGACCGCCCAGGGCGGGATCGTCACCGTGGTCAACGACATCACCGATCTGAAACGCGACGCCCAGGCGCTGGCCGAGGCGCGCGATGCGTCGGAGGCGGCGAACCGGGCCAAGTCCGAGTTCCTGGCCAATATGAGCCATGAAATCCGCACGCCCCTGAACGGGGTCATCGGCCTGACACAGGCCTTGGCCAGAACGGATCTGACCCACGACCAGCGCGAGATGCTGAACCTGATCCAGTCGTCGGGAGTCACGCTTCAGACCCTGCTGAGCGACATCCTGGACCTGGCCCGCGTCGAGTCCGGGCGGCTGGAGATCGCGGACGAGCCCTTCGACCTGAGACGCGCGATCAATGAGGCTGCGCACCTGTACGGTGCCCCGGCCGCCGAAAAGGGGTTGCAGTTCTTTGTCGAGATCGACCCCGCCGTCTCGGGCTGGGTGCGCGGCGATGTGGTTCGGCTCAAACAGGTCCTGACCAATCTGGTGTCGAACGCGGTCAAGTTCACCACCCAGGGGTTCGTCAGCCTGACGGCCTCGACCGGACACGACCGGACCGGTGCGGCGATCCTGCGCTTTACCGTCGAGGATACCGGCGTCGGTTTCGACGCGGAAGCCAAGGCGCGACTGTTCACGCGGTTCGAACAGGCCGATGGCACGATCACCCGCCGGTTCGGGGGCACGGGCCTGGGTCTGGCCATCTGCCGCCAGCTGGCGGACATGATGGGAGGGCAGCTGGACTGCGAAAGCGAGGCCGGGGGCGGCTCGGCGTTCATCCTGACCTTGCCCCATATCCCGGCCGCGGCCCCCGTGATCCAGCCGATCGAGCCGGTGTCCCCGGTCGACGCGGACGCGCGTCGCGTGCGGGTCCTGATCGCGGACGACCATCCGACCAACCGCAAGGTGGTGGAGCTGATTCTGGGTCAGGCCCCGGTCGATCTGGTCATGGTCGAAGACGGGGCGCAGGCCCTCGACGCCACCAGGGCCCAGCCCTTCGATCTGATCCTCATGGACATGCAGATGCCGGTCATGGACGGGCTGACGGCCGTTCGCGAGATCCGGCTGCATGAAACGACGCAGGGGGCGCCCCGTACGCCGATCGTCATGCTGACGGCAAACGCCCTGCCCGACCACATCGCGGCCGGCAAGGCGGCCGGCGCCGACCGGCATCTGGCCAAGCCCTTCGATGCGGCCGAGCTGATCGCCCTGGTCAGCGAGCTCGGCGGCGAGAGACAGGCCCTCGCCGCCTGA
- a CDS encoding ATP-binding protein, translating into MPFDDPSFPVAPPASSRLWTSGTTGGVAVVVMLVIAAARPDIAAWLVGGASIVALVTWLGSRNPQTAGQTSVADTPTSVGRVEDGRLLDAVFEALDDPVLIISGGEADDIAGRRIVLANSAARDLLRVPREGMLLVSAMRDPNVLEAIDEALFGGISRTIDYAAGGSRTRHWKAWVRPLPSPDGSPLALLGLRDETDVRRMELMRVDFLANASHELRTPLASLSGFIETLKGHAREDPAARDRFLDIMAAQAERMSRLVADLLSLSRIELNEHIPPSGRVDLGAAAADVADALSVLSEDKGVAIHLVAADEARITGDRDEILQVIQNLTDNAIKYSTTGSIVEIGLEPDLDAERVTASRMPGATRLSLLTPDREVGVRYAAISVRDHGPGMAREHLPRLTERFYRVEGQKSGERAGTGLGLAIVKHIVNRHRGGLIVESAPGEGALFTAYFPLLLERRAS; encoded by the coding sequence ATGCCGTTCGATGATCCCTCATTCCCGGTCGCCCCCCCGGCGTCTTCGCGCCTGTGGACGTCGGGCACGACCGGCGGGGTCGCGGTGGTGGTGATGCTGGTGATCGCCGCAGCCCGCCCGGACATTGCGGCCTGGCTGGTGGGGGGCGCGTCCATCGTCGCCCTGGTGACCTGGCTCGGCAGTCGGAATCCTCAGACGGCGGGGCAAACTTCCGTCGCCGACACGCCGACCTCGGTCGGCCGTGTCGAGGATGGGCGGCTTCTGGACGCCGTGTTCGAGGCCCTGGACGATCCTGTACTGATCATCAGCGGGGGTGAGGCCGACGACATTGCGGGGCGTCGCATCGTGCTGGCCAACAGCGCGGCGCGTGACCTGCTCCGGGTGCCACGCGAGGGGATGCTGCTGGTCTCGGCGATGCGGGATCCCAATGTTCTGGAAGCCATCGACGAGGCTCTGTTCGGAGGCATCAGCCGCACCATCGACTATGCCGCCGGAGGGTCACGTACGCGCCACTGGAAGGCCTGGGTGCGTCCATTGCCGTCGCCGGACGGTTCGCCGCTGGCCCTGCTGGGGTTGCGCGACGAAACCGATGTGCGTCGCATGGAGCTGATGCGGGTCGATTTCCTGGCCAACGCCAGCCATGAGCTGCGCACGCCGCTGGCCTCGCTCAGTGGCTTCATCGAAACCCTGAAGGGGCATGCCCGCGAGGATCCCGCCGCGCGGGACCGGTTCCTGGACATCATGGCCGCCCAGGCCGAACGCATGAGCCGGCTGGTGGCCGACCTGCTGTCGCTCAGCCGGATCGAGCTGAACGAACACATCCCGCCCTCCGGCCGGGTCGATCTTGGCGCTGCCGCCGCCGACGTGGCGGATGCCCTGAGCGTCCTGTCGGAGGACAAGGGCGTCGCCATCCATCTGGTCGCCGCCGACGAGGCCCGCATCACCGGTGATCGGGACGAAATCCTTCAGGTGATCCAGAATCTGACGGACAATGCGATCAAATATTCCACGACCGGGTCGATCGTCGAGATTGGCCTGGAGCCCGATCTGGACGCGGAGCGCGTCACGGCGTCGCGGATGCCGGGGGCGACCCGGTTGTCGCTGCTGACCCCGGATCGCGAGGTCGGCGTCCGCTATGCGGCCATTTCCGTGCGAGATCACGGGCCCGGCATGGCGCGCGAGCATTTGCCGCGTCTGACGGAGCGGTTCTATCGCGTCGAGGGTCAGAAGAGCGGCGAACGGGCGGGAACGGGTCTGGGCCTCGCCATCGTCAAACATATCGTCAATCGCCACCGGGGCGGGTTGATCGTCGAAAGCGCGCCGGGCGAGGGCGCGCTGTTCACCGCCTATTTCCCGTTGCTGCTTGAAAGACGGGCGTCCTGA
- the pstC gene encoding phosphate ABC transporter permease subunit PstC, with product MIWFFLPVLAVMAALAYGLGRSRAQRLARDVPKGQSPHSRPQQHGYYALIWVAVPALVVVIAAGVFSGTIEHTLIAAGSPEAVSALEPFRREAFMNDARVVGEGGRALQAWPGDLGQALVTEAARAGRIHDTLVWGAVAAAILAAIMGGLFAYSQIKPGLRARNRVEGWIAGVLFACSAVAILTTVGIVFSLLWDSLRFFQAVPVTDFLFGTQWSPQIAIRADQVGSSGAFGAVPLFAGTFLIMLIAMVVAAPVGLFSAIYLSEYASSLSRGIAKPLLEILAGVPTVVYGFFAALTVGPAFRQFFNGIGALLVGGPLDGIGQYLLLVQNQMALVAGAVMGIMLIPFVSSLSDDIINAVPQSLRDGSYAMGATKSETVKRVLLPAALPGIAGALLLAMSRAIGETMIVAMAAGLAARLTLNPLDTVTTVTVQIVTLLTGDQEFDSPKTLAAFGLGLTLFLVTLVLNIVAQRIVQTYREQYD from the coding sequence ATGATCTGGTTCTTCCTTCCCGTGCTGGCTGTGATGGCGGCCCTGGCCTATGGCCTCGGGCGCAGTCGTGCCCAGCGCCTGGCCCGCGATGTGCCCAAGGGTCAGAGCCCCCATTCGCGGCCTCAGCAGCACGGCTATTACGCCCTGATCTGGGTCGCGGTGCCGGCGCTGGTCGTGGTGATCGCGGCCGGCGTCTTCTCGGGGACCATCGAACACACTCTGATCGCAGCCGGATCGCCCGAAGCGGTGAGCGCGCTCGAGCCTTTCCGCCGCGAAGCGTTCATGAACGACGCCCGCGTCGTGGGCGAGGGCGGACGCGCGCTCCAGGCCTGGCCCGGTGACCTGGGTCAGGCGCTGGTGACCGAAGCCGCCCGTGCCGGCCGCATCCACGACACGCTGGTCTGGGGCGCCGTCGCCGCCGCGATCCTGGCTGCGATCATGGGTGGCCTGTTCGCCTACAGCCAGATCAAGCCCGGCTTGCGGGCCCGGAACCGGGTCGAAGGCTGGATCGCCGGCGTGCTGTTCGCCTGTTCGGCCGTAGCGATCCTGACGACCGTCGGCATCGTCTTCTCCCTGCTGTGGGACAGCCTTCGCTTCTTCCAGGCCGTGCCGGTCACCGACTTCCTGTTCGGCACCCAGTGGAGCCCGCAGATCGCGATCCGCGCCGATCAGGTGGGATCGTCCGGTGCCTTTGGTGCCGTTCCCCTGTTCGCGGGAACCTTCCTGATCATGCTGATCGCCATGGTCGTGGCCGCGCCCGTCGGCCTGTTCTCGGCCATCTATCTGTCGGAATACGCCAGCAGCCTGTCGCGCGGGATCGCCAAACCGCTGCTGGAAATCCTGGCCGGGGTCCCGACCGTGGTCTACGGCTTCTTCGCCGCCCTGACGGTGGGGCCGGCATTCCGCCAGTTTTTCAACGGCATCGGAGCGCTGCTGGTGGGCGGCCCGCTGGACGGGATCGGTCAGTATCTGCTGCTGGTCCAGAACCAGATGGCGCTGGTGGCCGGGGCCGTCATGGGCATCATGCTGATCCCGTTCGTGTCTTCCCTGTCCGACGACATCATCAACGCCGTGCCCCAGTCCCTGCGCGACGGTTCCTATGCGATGGGCGCGACCAAGTCCGAGACGGTCAAGCGCGTGCTGCTGCCCGCCGCCCTGCCGGGCATCGCGGGGGCGCTGCTGCTGGCCATGTCGCGGGCGATCGGCGAGACGATGATCGTGGCCATGGCGGCGGGTCTGGCGGCCAGGCTGACGCTGAACCCGCTGGACACGGTGACCACGGTGACCGTCCAGATCGTCACCCTGCTGACCGGCGACCAGGAGTTCGACAGTCCCAAGACGCTCGCCGCCTTCGGCCTGGGCCTGACCCTGTTCCTGGTCACCCTGGTCCTCAACATCGTCGCCCAGCGCATCGTCCAGACCTATCGGGAACAGTATGACTGA